Proteins found in one Spirochaetota bacterium genomic segment:
- a CDS encoding YdcF family protein produces the protein MINLIFKIITKLFLPPSIFIILLITSSLYLAFINKKLKNNKLKYLAIIFFISGVLIYIFSINITKNILFNSLEKKYKIQIDSFKQNSLLGVDYIVILSSNIKNIKNSYLSSQKGYPERFFLVRLIEGAKLFNFIKSNKKNFNKNENIIIPNIIVCGGVIFQNKYNNIAESEIGKDFLISIGINEDFILTETKSKNTYENLLFAKNKFNLNKKKIIIVSSAFHMKRVSLISDYLNLNYLLYPVDFNSSKGINIDSFIPSNSNLELINLIILEYISIIYHKLFILK, from the coding sequence TTTAGCTTTTATAAATAAAAAATTGAAAAATAATAAGTTGAAATATTTAGCAATTATTTTTTTTATTTCAGGAGTTTTAATCTATATTTTTTCTATAAATATTACAAAAAATATACTTTTTAATTCACTTGAAAAAAAATATAAAATTCAAATTGATAGTTTTAAACAGAATAGTTTACTTGGTGTTGATTATATAGTTATTTTATCAAGTAACATTAAAAATATTAAGAATTCATATCTTTCTTCACAAAAAGGTTACCCAGAAAGATTCTTTCTTGTGAGATTGATAGAAGGAGCTAAACTTTTCAATTTTATAAAATCAAACAAAAAAAATTTTAATAAAAATGAAAATATCATTATTCCTAATATTATTGTATGTGGGGGAGTAATTTTTCAAAATAAATATAATAATATTGCAGAAAGTGAAATAGGTAAAGATTTTTTAATATCAATTGGAATTAATGAAGATTTTATATTAACAGAAACTAAAAGCAAAAACACATATGAAAATTTACTTTTTGCTAAAAATAAATTTAATCTTAATAAGAAAAAAATTATTATAGTAAGTTCAGCATTTCATATGAAAAGAGTTTCATTAATATCTGATTATCTAAATCTCAATTATCTTTTATATCCTGTTGATTTTAATTCCTCAAAAGGAATAAACATTGATTCTTTTATTCCATCAAATTCAAATTTAGAATTAATCAATCTTATAATTTTAGAATATATATCAATTATTTATCATAAGTTATTTATACTTAAATAA